In the Arachis ipaensis cultivar K30076 chromosome B04, Araip1.1, whole genome shotgun sequence genome, TGAGCGCTTGGATTCATGGCTGAGTTGAACGTCGTCCAGATATGAAGGTACAATCTTAACCTCGGCCTTCTGAAACACGgcggcgggagcacctgcaaagagcactccgacgctcaagtaagtaTGAGTTATAATCAAGTAAGGAGTAATAATCAGAAGTAAACGTAGAACCTGAGTCTTTATGAGTTAGAGGGCTTAGTTTTATAGACGTTTTTGGATTGATAGTGGACTTCGTAGGTTCCGATATTCCTGGTGAGTGCAGTTATCAGTATCTTTGATACGTATAGAGGCGTGATCGTGTAGTGTAGTCTGTTTAGCGGTAATGGTTTGGGAGATAAGAttgtttttctgttttgtttgtttCCGCTCTGAGGTCGGTTTGCGACTGAGTTTGGTTGCCGAGGTTCGCATGGTACACGTCATAGCCCCCGAGGTCGTCTAGTGTTCTGTATAGAACGGTAGACGAGCTTTGGTGACGTGTTTGTCCTTCATGCGTGGCTAAATGttgttttgaaaaaatttgaaaaagttttatttGTGTATCTTCGCAAGTCGTGTCCCCTTTATTGCGTTGTTATTGTCTTTTGGGTTTCCCACGTTCTTTAGTGGGTGTGAACCAACTTACCCACTTCAATAGTGGGCTTGCAATAATAGTTACCCCTTCTGTTTTGGAACTTACGCTGCGTTGCTCCCTCTTCTTTCCGTTTTATTTTCGCTATGTCTTCGAAAGGTTAGTGTTTCTTGACTTTTCTTTGACTGTTGGTTTTCGTGTGTTTTCCATGGCGGgagagaaattaaaagagaaattgaaagctGTTGAGGTTAGGGAAGATGACCCATATCACTGGGTTCAAGATGACGTGAAGACCcgttcttcttcttttgttaGTGTCGAATCCCTTTCCGAGTTGAGGGGTATGGACTTTGTTAAGGGTGGTTCTGGTGTTGTCGTTAAGTTTCAGCCCTGTTCCAGTAGTGATAGGGTTTGTGAGAGAAGGGGTGACTGGGAGTACTTTTACATGTATACTCCATGCATGGTTGATCTTGGTGTGAAGtttcctttttcctcttttgaGTGTGACGTCCTCACTCAACTTAACTGTGCGCCTTCGCAATTGCACCCAAATTCCTGGGCGTTCCTTCGTGCCTGATAAAAAGAACAACCCAAATTTACTTTATTTGTAATTTATTAATAATagcaataataattaataaatattaaataagataaattttgattatttttttattttttttgttattaaatatttttgaaaaaataattattaGATAATATAATGGATGTAAATGTAAATAGATGTTATTTCGTCCTGTAAGTGCCGAGATTAGTGGCCTCCAGTTGAGCGCTTGGATTCATGGCTGAGTTGAACGTCGTCCAGATATGAAGGTACAATCTTAACCTCGGCCTTCTGAAACACGgcggcgggagcacctgcaaagagcactccgacgctcaagtaagtaTGAGTTATAATCAAGTAAGGAGTAATAATCAGAAGTAAACGTAGAACCTGAGTCTTTATGAGTTAGAGGGCTTAGTTTTATAGACGTTTTTGGGTTGATAGTGGACTTCGTAGGTTCCGATATTCCTGGTGAGTGCAGTTATCAGTATCTTTGATACGTATAGAGGCGTGATCGTGTAGTGTAGTCTGTTTAGCGGTAATGGTTTGGGAGATAAGAttgtttttctgttttgtttgtttCCGCTCTGAGGTCGGTTTGCGACTGAGTTTGGTTGCCGAGGTTCGCATGGTACACGTCATAGCCCCCGAGGTCGTCTAGTGTTCTGTATAGAACGGTAGACGAGCTTTGGTGACGTGTTTGTCCTTCATGCGTGGCTAAATGttgttttgaaaaaatttgaaaaagttttatttGTGTATCTTCGCAAGTCGTGTCCCCTTTATTGCGTTGTTATTGTCTTTTGGGTTTCCCACGTTCTTTAGTGGGTGTGAACCAACTTACCCACTTCAATAGTGGGCTTGCAATAATAGTTACCCCTTCTGTTTTGGAACTTACGCTGCGTTGCTCCCTCTTCTTTCCGTTTTATTTTCGCTATGTCTTCGAAAGGTTAGTGTTTCTTGACTTTTCTTTGACTGTTGGTTTTCGTGTGTTTTCCATGGCGGgagagaaattaaaagagaaattgaaagctGTTGAGGTTAGGGAAGATGACCCATATCACTGGGTTCAAGATGACGTGAAGACCcgttcttcttcttttgttaGTGTCGAATCCCTTTCCGAGTTGAGGGGTATGGACTTTGTTAAGGGTGGTTCTGGTGTTGTCGTTAAGTTTCAGCCCTGTTCCAGTAGTGATAGGGTTTGTGAGAGAAGGGGTGACTGGGAGTACTTTTACATGTATACTCCATGCATGGTTGATCTTGGTGTGAAGtttcctttttcctcttttgaGTGTGACGTCCTCACTCAACTTAACTGTGCGCCTTCGCAATTGCACCCAAATTCCTGGGCGTTCCTTCGTGCCTTCCAATGTTTGATGGATTatctttcttttccttgttcATTGTCTTTGTTCTTCTCACTTTTTCAAGCTAAGGGGGTTCGTAAGGGTTTGTGGGTCTGTCTCAGTAGCTTCCCGGGTCGGTCCCTGTTTCATCTTTACAAATCTTCTTTCAAGAATTTCAAGTCTCTCTTTATTAAAGTTCGTTCAGCCGAGTCTGAATATCCCTTTTATTTGGATGATGAGCTTAGTGAGAGATTTCTCCTCTACTGGTGTTCTGAGCCTAGCCAAATCCTTGAGGCTTCCGAGCGAAGTGAGGAGGAGGAGTTTATGATGGATTTTCTTGTTGAGAGTGTTGCTGCTGGGGAGTGTATGTCTATTCCTGATATTTTGCGTTTACATGATTTGGGTGATAATGAGGGTTTGAGAGCGTATATAGGTAATGTTTTGGGTTTTTATATCGTTTGTGTTGATTTTTGTTGAGTTTCTGTAATGTTGATGTTTTCTTGCAGGTGGCCGAGTTCCTCTGTTGGATCCCAACAAGTTGCAGTCTTTCTtaaataagaagaaagaaaagggcgTTGGTGGCTCTGGTAACCGAAAGGATGCTGGAAAGCAAGCCTATTCTTCTGTTGCCCATCCCACCTCTTCGTTCAAGAGGAAGAGGGATGATGTATCCTTAGAGGTTATTTCCGAAGGTGGTCCGGCGGCTGTGGGTGGTGGGGAGCTTGTTTTTGAACGGCAGAAGAAGCTTCATGGCTTTATTGCTGGATCTAGTCCTCATTCCCTTTGGAGCGAGCAGTTCAATTTTGCCGAGCTCTCTGATAGGGCTTCACAGTATCCGGGCGATATGCTTGTGACTCGTCGAATTGGTATGGAGGCGCTTGGCAAGTTTGTTCAGGTAGTTTGCTTTGTTCTTGTTTTTAGTTTTCTTTGATTGTCTTAATCTTGTTGTTCACCTCGGAAAACTGTATGTAGGTGGTTGCTTCTCGATTGCTCTGCATTGGTCGTACAGTCGAATTTATTGGTGCCGAGCAGCAGGAGGTGGTGGACAAAGTTGCTGATTTGGAGAAGTCATATAAAGCGAGGATCGCCGAATTGGAAAAATCGGTTAAGGAGAAGGAGGATGTTTTTGTTAGTGCTGTTGCTAAGGCAAAGGAATCTGAAGAAGATGTTGTCCGCTTGAGGGATCAGATTTGTCTGTTGCAAGCCAAGGTGAAAGAAAGTGACGTTGCTAAAGGTGAACTCACAGCTCGAGTCCATGAGTTGGAGGAAAATGGGATGGAGATGTTTTCTTATGGTTTTGAGCGTTCTGTGAGTCAAATCGCTTTGCTAGCTCCGGAGTTTGATAAGGATCAGCTTGATATGACCAAGATAGTGGTCGGTGGTAAACTAATTGTAGATGGGGCTGTGGAGGAGCATGGTGAAAATGTTCCTCCCCCTTAGTTTTGATGTTTATTAGactttattttgactaagtactTTGTTTTGACTAAGTTTGGTTTAGTAGACCGACGTTTTTGGTCTTTTGGATTCTTATGCTGTTTTTGGCTCGTTGTATGCTTGGAAAGATGCTTTGTTTTGGCCGAGGTTCGGCTGTATAATTTATAAACACATGCTATGTTGGTTTCGttcttgaaatttgaatttgtttgGAAAGGAGAGTCATATTCGTGTGTATAAATGAATTGGGCGTCCGGCCTCATTAAAACCCTCCTTAGGCAAAACCCTTCTTTTTGGGAAAAAAGCTCTATGggggaaaaagagtaccttcatCTGCTAAATTGTACAAATTATGATCTATACATTTTGAGTGAAGAGATGTTCCAGTTTTCTGGTATGGTGTTGCcttgtaatgtttgaagttgatatGCCCCCATGCCGAGCACTTTTACTACTCGGAAGGGGCATTCCCAGTTTGCGGCGAGCTTGCCATGTGCTGGAGGTCGTCTGGCCTCTTCTGTTCGTTTGAGCACTAAGTCGCTTTCCACGAATGTCCTCGGTACTACTCTTTTATTGTGCTTTCTTTCTGCCAGTTTTTTCTGGGCTCTTTGTTTGATGGCGGCAATTTCCCTGTCTTCTTCGGCTAGGTCAAGTTCGGCATTTCTAACATTTATGTTTTGTTGCTCGTTGTATAGCTCGACTCTTAACGTCGGTATCCCGACCTCCACAGGGATTAGCGCTTCTGAGCCATAAACTAACTTGAAGGGTGTTTCGCCCGTAGTGTTATGTATCGTGGTATTGAAACTCCACAATACTTCTGGTATTAGCTCGGCCCATTCTCCCTTCGCATTGTCGAGCTTTCTCTTTATTGCCTGCAACACAACTCGGTTAGCAGCTTTGgcctgcccattagtttgtgggtgTTCGACCGAGCTAAAACGGTGTTGTATATTAAAATTTCTTAGGAACAAACCGAGCTTATTGTCTGTGAATTGTCTACCATTGTCCGATATTATTTCCTTTGGTATTCCAAAACGGCATATTATATTTTTCTATATAAAAGATCGTACCTTTTCGGCTATTATCTTTGCTAAGGgttgtgcttctatccattttgaaaAGTAGTCTATTGACACCAAAAGGAATTTTACCTGTCCTGGCGCTATTGGAAATGGCCCGAGGATATCAAGTCCCCATCTGTggaaaggccagcttacctccaTGCTGTGCAATACCTCGGCCGTCGTCGTGGAGATGGCTTCATGCTTTTGGCATTTGTCACATGCTTTGACTTTTGCTATGCAATCTCTCTTCATGGTCGGCCAGTAGTAGCCTGTTCGGACTATTTTTGCAGCGAGAGCTCGTCTTCTTATGTGGTTTCCACATACACCTTCGTGAACTTCATCCATCACCTCTCTGGCTTCATCTTTGTTTAAACATTTTAGCAGTGGCTGTGAGAAACCGCGTCTGTATAGCTCTCCTGCTATCTTTGTGTAGAAGCTTGCTTTACGTCTGAACTGTTGGGGGTTGGGCTCGTCCCTGGGTATGATACATGTGCGTATGTACTCAAGAAAATGTTTTCTCCAGTCATGGAGGTGGTTAATGTTTTCTATATATAACAGTTCAATGCTGGGTTTTGTGAGTGTATGTTGTGATAATGTTGATGTTTGTGTATCTGCCCTGGTGGCAGCGAGCTTGGATAGTATGTCTGCTCTGACATTTTGTTCTCTATGCACATGTAATATAGTAAAAGaactaaaatttgaaattagatccTTTGCTATGAGCCAGTATTGTTCTAGCAAAGGATCTTTTACCTGAAATTCTCCTCGGATTTGTTGGACCACCAAGAGGGAGTCGCAGTGTGCTGTTAGGCTTTGTACTTGGTGGCTTAGGGCGAGCTTGAGTCCTGCTATGAGGGCTTCATACTCGGCCTGGTTGTTGTTCGCCGAGAAGTGAAAATGGAGAGCTTGTTCTGCTACCACCTCGTTTCCTTCTTTCAGGATTATACCGGCACCGCTTCCTTCTCGGCTTGATGCTCCGTCCACATGTAATTCCCAAGTTTTATTGTGCTCGTCAGGAGTCAGTTCTGTGATGAAGTCGGCAAGAACTTGTGCTTTGAGGGCCGATCTGGGCTGAAACTGAATGTCGAACTCTGAGAGCTCAATTGACCACTTGGTCAGGCGTCCGGCCAGTTCTGGTTTTGTCAATATTTGCCTTAATGGGTGGTTTGTCCTTACTACTATTGTGTGGCTTTGGAAATAGTGTCTTAGTCTTCTTGCCGTGACCATAAGTGCCAGGGCTAGCTGCTCTATCCTCGGGTACCTTTGTTCTGTTGGTTGCATGACTCTGCTGACGAAGTATACTGGCTGTTGTGTCTTTCCTGCCTCAATGACAAGAGCCGAGCTTATAGAGTGATTGGAAATAGACAAATATAAATATAGAGGTTTACCAACTTCAGGTCTTTGCAGCACGGGTGGTGATGATAAGATGGTTTTAAGCTCGGCAAACGCGTTCTCGCACTCTGGGGTCCattgaaattttttattctttaagatCGTCTGGAAAAATAGGTGTGACCGACTTGATACTACTGGCAAGAATCGAGAGAGTGCAGCTACCCTTCCTGCTAATTGTTGTACCTCTTTTATCGTTTTAGGGCTTGCCATGTTGAGTATTGCTTCACATTTTTCAGGGTTTGCTTCAATACCTCGTGAGGTTAACATAAATCCAAGGAATTTGCCTCCTTGAACTCCAAAGGCGCATTTTTCCGGGTTGAGTCTCATATTGTATGATCGGATCTGTTCGAAAATTTTCTTGAGGTCGTCGCAGTGTGATCGATCTTTGGTGATCTTGGCTACCATATCGTCTACATAAATTTCTATGTTCCGACCTATTTGGTGCCGGAATACTTTGTCCATCAGTCGTTGGTAGGTCGCACCTGCATTCTTTAGGCCAAATGGCATAACTCGATAGCAAAAATTACCATGCTCAGTTATAAATGCTGTCTTGCTTTGGTCTTCTGGATGCATTAGAATTTGGTTGtagccagagtatgcatccatgaagctcaagcTTTTG is a window encoding:
- the LOC110271420 gene encoding uncharacterized protein LOC110271420, whose translation is MVAKITKDRSHCDDLKKIFEQIRSYNMRLNPEKCAFGVQGGKFLGFMLTSRGIEANPEKCEAILNMASPKTIKEVQQLAGRVAALSRFLPVVSSRSHLFFQTILKNKKFQWTPECENAFAELKTILSSPPVLQRPEVGKPLYLYLSISNHSISSALVIEAGKTQQPVYFVSRVMQPTEQRYPRIEQLALALMVTARRLRHYFQSHTIVVRTNHPLRQILTKPELAGRLTKWSIELSEFDIQFQPRSALKAQVLADFITELTPDEHNKTWELHVDGASSREGSGAGIILKEGNEVVAEQALHFHFSANNNQAEYEALIAGLKLALSHQVQSLTAHCDSLLVVQQIRGEFQVKDPLLEQYWLIAKDLISNFSSFTILHVHREQNVRADILSKLAATRADTQTSTLSQHTLTKPSIELLYIENINHLHDWRKHFLEYIRTCIIPRDEPNPQQFRRKASFYTKIAGELYRRGFSQPLLKCLNKDEAREVMDEVHEGVCGNHIRRRALAAKIVRTGYYWPTMKRDCIAKVKACDKCQKHEAISTTTAEVLHSMEAKAANRVVLQAIKRKLDNAKGEWAELIPEVLWSFNTTIHNTTGETPFKLVYGSEALIPVEVGIPTLRVELYNEQQNINVRNAELDLAEEDREIAAIKQRAQKKLAERKHNKRVVPRTFVESDLVLKRTEEARRPPAHGKLAANWECPFRVVKVLGMGAYQLQTLQGNTIPENWNISSLKMYRS